One window from the genome of Pieris napi chromosome 12, ilPieNapi1.2, whole genome shotgun sequence encodes:
- the LOC125054788 gene encoding protein tiptop-like isoform X2 — MIVEPDHMRESPRCLSRESSGAPRCPSNDSVYSGRSAPSLPLPAALSAALPAALPAALLPPHSAAVAAYLGAAAAAAQQRLLMSCHEDLADAERSDAVLDFSTKRSESPPDDDDMDADDAVNLSKNENCPLDLSVGTRKRGPENSPSPVPTRKSSRSTDFKPLTTPWTTPVAPHLPYFAAAVAAASLSPKGSLSSDWNGKLKHGAPTPSDATKALEKMSELSRLGGEELFRSVQSAALGAGLTPNAAARHSAWQSHWLNKGADQTKDVLKCVWCKKSFNSLADLTVHMKEAKHCGVNVPMPPTSGAQMTPSLHPPSSSPSTPSHNSSSSTSSSKPNHNDLNMLIKENMPIPRKLVRGQDVWLGKGAEQTRQILKCMWCAESFRSLAEMTSHMQRTQHYTNIISQEQIISWKSSDEAKGSNSSTPGTNNTVPPTTGTSSHVSAVLTCKVCDQAFSSLKELSNHMVKNSHYKEHIMRSITESGGRRRQTREKRKKSLPVRKLLELERAQHEFKNGEGNGVPMGKPIRDFGTGSRITCEKCGDKIETALFVEHIRQCIGAPMSNSQRNFLKSALLSNNIIPPDVPGHVTPTNRDGRKSINDEIPSPGSGHHRSPSSMNDSSPSSKDPNASNDKSSSPSVLNAIEQLIEKSFDTRSRHSVPGMPGGTSHAPIGSSILKRLGIDESVDYTKPLVDQQTMNMLRNYHHQQGYGRRERSGSESSSMSERGGSRVESLTPDRKLDSYHMTPRTTPDTRGSQTPASEADRQSEVRIKKEVTDEDECENGVDLSNQPVRVKTEVDDDEEQARPNSSVEEDVKPTLPKRESEGPSPVPSPRSPSSDRSAPTPGSDRKPASSLGALSSMFDNLAGGGSSTEPSSSRRSGSHPLAALQKLCDKTENNSSRAPPPAPSPAGPPSILTFSWACNDAVVTDSIMKCALCDTPFISKGAYRHHLSKMHFVKDGALPEPVPMKAPPPAASPGTHKSGGSNAASPQDPRSPSQSFDESPHSKFLKYTELAKQLSSKYV; from the exons ATGATCGTTGAGCCGGACCACATGAG GGAGAGTCCGAGGTGCTTGTCGCGCGAGTCATCTGGTGCGCCGCGATGTCCCTCAAACGACTCCGTGTACTCTGGTCGGAGTGCGCCCAGCCTCCCCCTCCCCGCCGCCCTCTCTGCCGCCCTCCCCGCTGCCTTGCCCGCTGCCCTGCTGCCCCCTCACTCGGCAGCCGTTGCAGCATACCTTGGTGCGGCAGCTGCAGCCGCGCAACAACGCCTCCTCATGTCCTGCCACGAGGACCTGGCTGACGCCGAACGATCCGATGCAGTCCTGGACTTCAGTACAAAACGCAGTGAGTCACCCCCCGATGATGACGATATGGACGCAGATGATGCTGTCAATCTTAGCAAAAATGAAAACTGTCCTTTAGACTTGTCAGTTGGTACTAGGAAAAGAGGACCTGAAAATTCACCCTCTCCTGTTCCGACTAGAAAAAGTTCTAGGTCGACTGACTTCAAACCTCTTACTACACCATGGACGACACCCGTTGCCCCACATCTGCCATACTTTGCTGCAGCAGTGGCAGCTGCAAGCTTGTCTCCTAAAGGAAGCTTATCTAGTGATTGGAACGGAAAATTGAAGCATGGCGCACCTACACCTAGCGACGCAACAAAAGCTCTAGAAAAAATGAGTGAATTAAGTAGATTAGGAGGCGAAGAACTCTTTAGATCGGTTCAAAGCGCAGCTTTGGGTGCTGGGTTGACGCCGAACGCTGCGGCTAGACATTCAGCATGGCAATCTCATTGGTTAAACAAAGGTGCGGACCAAACCAAAGACGTTTTGAAATGTGTTTGGTGCAAGaaaagttttaattcattagCTGATCTAACTGTTCACATGAAAGAAGCTAAGCATTGCGGCGTAAACGTGCCTATGCCTCCGACATCAGGAGCTCAGATGACACCGTCACTTCACCCGCCGTCTAGTTCGCCATCGACGCCATCACACAATTCTTCATCTTCCACTAGTTCATCTAAACCTAATCATAATGACCTAAATATGcttattaaggaaaatatgCCTATACCCAGAAAGTTAGTTCGTGGACAAGATGTATGGTTAGGAAAGGGGGCCGAACAAACTAGACAAATTTTGAAATGTATGTGGTGTGCTGAAAGCTTTCGATCATTAGCCGAAATGACCAGCCATATGCAGCGTACTCAGCAttatacaaacataatatCGCAAGAGCAAATTATATCGTGGAAGTCTTCTGATGAAGCTAAAGGTTCAAATTCAAGTACTCCGGGTACAAACAATACTGTACCTCCTACTACGGGAACAAGTAGTCATGTTAGTGCAGTTTTAACTTGTAAGGTTTGTGACCAAGCGTttagttctttaaaagaaTTGAGTAATCATATggttaaaaattcacattaCAAAGAGCATATTATGAGATCTATTACTGAGAGTGGAGGTAGAAGACGTCAAACGCGTGAAAAGCGAAAAAAATCTTTGCCGGTaagaaaattacttgaactcGAAAGAGCACAGCATGAATTTAAAAACGGTGAAGGTAATGGCGTTCCCATGGGAAAGCCTATTCGAGATTTTGGCACTGGTAGTAGAATTACTTGCGAAAAATGCGGTGATAAGATAGAGACTGCACTATTTGTAGAGCATATTAGACAATGTATAGGCGCTCCAATGTCAAATAGCCAAAGGAACTTTCTGAAAAGTGCGCTTctttctaataatattattcctcCGGATGTTCCTGGACACGTCACACCGACTAATCGCGATGGTAGGAAAAGCATTAACGATGAAATTCCCTCACCTGGATCCGGACACCACCGGTCGCCTTCTTCTATGAATGACTCGTCTCCAAGCTCCAAAGATCCTAATGCTAGTAACGATAAAAGCTCATCGCCTTCTGTTTTAAATGCCATTGAACAGTTGATCGAAAAAAGTTTCGACACTCGATCTCGACATTCAGTACCTGGAATGCCTGGTGGTACATCCCACGCACCAATCGGTTCAAGCATCTTAAAAAGACTAGGGATAGATGAAAGTGTGGACTACACTAAACCACTAGTAGATCAGCAAACAATGAATATGCTCAGGAATTACCACCATCAACAAGGCTACGGTCGTCGTGAAAGAAGCGGCAGCGAGTCTAGCTCAATGTCTGAACGCGGTGGGAGTAGAGTCGAATCTCTCACTCCAGATAGGAAGTTAGATTCCTATCACATGACTCCCCGTACCACACCAGACACGCGAGGTTCACAGACACCAGCGTCTGAAGCAGACCGACAATCTGAGGTTAGGATTAAGAAAGAGGTAACAGACGAAGATGAGTGCGAAAACGGTGTTGACTTAAGTAATCAGCCTGTCAGGGTTAAAACTGAGGTCGACGACGATGAGGAACAAGCGCGCCCAAACAGTTCAGTAGAGGAGGATGTCAAACCAACTCTGCCAAAGCGTGAAAGTGAAGGCCCAAGTCCAGTTCCCAGCCCTCGCAGTCCATCCAGTGACCGCTCCGCACCAACGCCCGGCTCTGATAGAAAACCAGCTTCAAGCTTAGGTGCTTTATCATCAATGTTCGATAATTTGGCTGGAGGTGGGTCATCAACTGAACCTAGTTCTTCACGTCGAAGTGGCAGTCATCCATTAGCTGCTCTACAAAAGCTCTGTGACAAAACTGAAAATAATTCCAGTCGAGCGCCTCCACCCGCTCCGTCTCCGGCCGGCCCGCCCAGTATCCTAACATTCAGCTGGGCTTGCAATGATGCTGTCGTCACCGATTCTATTATGAAGTGTGCCTTGTGCGACACGCCATTCATATCCAAAGGTGCTTATAGACACCATCTGTCTAAAATGCATTTTGTTAAAGACGGTGCTTTGCCAGAGCCAGTGCCAATGAAAGCCCCACCTCCGGCCGCTTCTCCCGGAACGCATAAGAGTGGAGGATCTAATGCTGCTTCGCCTCAAGATCCTCGCAGTCCATCGCAATCGTTTGATGAGAGTCCACACTcgaaatttttaaagtatactGAATTAGCAAAGCAATTGTCCAGCAAGTACGTGTAA
- the LOC125054788 gene encoding protein tiptop-like isoform X1 translates to MRSKQQPRPSYRWLNSNDNEEATSPDSGTKDQRERGRGAARGEGETSPPASPASHASPPPDDIEHSIPATLIQDPNAERESPRCLSRESSGAPRCPSNDSVYSGRSAPSLPLPAALSAALPAALPAALLPPHSAAVAAYLGAAAAAAQQRLLMSCHEDLADAERSDAVLDFSTKRSESPPDDDDMDADDAVNLSKNENCPLDLSVGTRKRGPENSPSPVPTRKSSRSTDFKPLTTPWTTPVAPHLPYFAAAVAAASLSPKGSLSSDWNGKLKHGAPTPSDATKALEKMSELSRLGGEELFRSVQSAALGAGLTPNAAARHSAWQSHWLNKGADQTKDVLKCVWCKKSFNSLADLTVHMKEAKHCGVNVPMPPTSGAQMTPSLHPPSSSPSTPSHNSSSSTSSSKPNHNDLNMLIKENMPIPRKLVRGQDVWLGKGAEQTRQILKCMWCAESFRSLAEMTSHMQRTQHYTNIISQEQIISWKSSDEAKGSNSSTPGTNNTVPPTTGTSSHVSAVLTCKVCDQAFSSLKELSNHMVKNSHYKEHIMRSITESGGRRRQTREKRKKSLPVRKLLELERAQHEFKNGEGNGVPMGKPIRDFGTGSRITCEKCGDKIETALFVEHIRQCIGAPMSNSQRNFLKSALLSNNIIPPDVPGHVTPTNRDGRKSINDEIPSPGSGHHRSPSSMNDSSPSSKDPNASNDKSSSPSVLNAIEQLIEKSFDTRSRHSVPGMPGGTSHAPIGSSILKRLGIDESVDYTKPLVDQQTMNMLRNYHHQQGYGRRERSGSESSSMSERGGSRVESLTPDRKLDSYHMTPRTTPDTRGSQTPASEADRQSEVRIKKEVTDEDECENGVDLSNQPVRVKTEVDDDEEQARPNSSVEEDVKPTLPKRESEGPSPVPSPRSPSSDRSAPTPGSDRKPASSLGALSSMFDNLAGGGSSTEPSSSRRSGSHPLAALQKLCDKTENNSSRAPPPAPSPAGPPSILTFSWACNDAVVTDSIMKCALCDTPFISKGAYRHHLSKMHFVKDGALPEPVPMKAPPPAASPGTHKSGGSNAASPQDPRSPSQSFDESPHSKFLKYTELAKQLSSKYV, encoded by the exons AAGAAGCCACAAGTCCAGATAGCGGGACGAAGGATCAGCGCGAGCGGGGCAGGGGCGCGGCGCGGGGAGAGGGAGAGACTTCTCCGCCCGCGTCCCCCGCGTCCCACGCCTCACCACCACCAGACGACATCGAGCACAGCATACCAGCCACGCTGATACAGGACCCCAACGCTGAAAG GGAGAGTCCGAGGTGCTTGTCGCGCGAGTCATCTGGTGCGCCGCGATGTCCCTCAAACGACTCCGTGTACTCTGGTCGGAGTGCGCCCAGCCTCCCCCTCCCCGCCGCCCTCTCTGCCGCCCTCCCCGCTGCCTTGCCCGCTGCCCTGCTGCCCCCTCACTCGGCAGCCGTTGCAGCATACCTTGGTGCGGCAGCTGCAGCCGCGCAACAACGCCTCCTCATGTCCTGCCACGAGGACCTGGCTGACGCCGAACGATCCGATGCAGTCCTGGACTTCAGTACAAAACGCAGTGAGTCACCCCCCGATGATGACGATATGGACGCAGATGATGCTGTCAATCTTAGCAAAAATGAAAACTGTCCTTTAGACTTGTCAGTTGGTACTAGGAAAAGAGGACCTGAAAATTCACCCTCTCCTGTTCCGACTAGAAAAAGTTCTAGGTCGACTGACTTCAAACCTCTTACTACACCATGGACGACACCCGTTGCCCCACATCTGCCATACTTTGCTGCAGCAGTGGCAGCTGCAAGCTTGTCTCCTAAAGGAAGCTTATCTAGTGATTGGAACGGAAAATTGAAGCATGGCGCACCTACACCTAGCGACGCAACAAAAGCTCTAGAAAAAATGAGTGAATTAAGTAGATTAGGAGGCGAAGAACTCTTTAGATCGGTTCAAAGCGCAGCTTTGGGTGCTGGGTTGACGCCGAACGCTGCGGCTAGACATTCAGCATGGCAATCTCATTGGTTAAACAAAGGTGCGGACCAAACCAAAGACGTTTTGAAATGTGTTTGGTGCAAGaaaagttttaattcattagCTGATCTAACTGTTCACATGAAAGAAGCTAAGCATTGCGGCGTAAACGTGCCTATGCCTCCGACATCAGGAGCTCAGATGACACCGTCACTTCACCCGCCGTCTAGTTCGCCATCGACGCCATCACACAATTCTTCATCTTCCACTAGTTCATCTAAACCTAATCATAATGACCTAAATATGcttattaaggaaaatatgCCTATACCCAGAAAGTTAGTTCGTGGACAAGATGTATGGTTAGGAAAGGGGGCCGAACAAACTAGACAAATTTTGAAATGTATGTGGTGTGCTGAAAGCTTTCGATCATTAGCCGAAATGACCAGCCATATGCAGCGTACTCAGCAttatacaaacataatatCGCAAGAGCAAATTATATCGTGGAAGTCTTCTGATGAAGCTAAAGGTTCAAATTCAAGTACTCCGGGTACAAACAATACTGTACCTCCTACTACGGGAACAAGTAGTCATGTTAGTGCAGTTTTAACTTGTAAGGTTTGTGACCAAGCGTttagttctttaaaagaaTTGAGTAATCATATggttaaaaattcacattaCAAAGAGCATATTATGAGATCTATTACTGAGAGTGGAGGTAGAAGACGTCAAACGCGTGAAAAGCGAAAAAAATCTTTGCCGGTaagaaaattacttgaactcGAAAGAGCACAGCATGAATTTAAAAACGGTGAAGGTAATGGCGTTCCCATGGGAAAGCCTATTCGAGATTTTGGCACTGGTAGTAGAATTACTTGCGAAAAATGCGGTGATAAGATAGAGACTGCACTATTTGTAGAGCATATTAGACAATGTATAGGCGCTCCAATGTCAAATAGCCAAAGGAACTTTCTGAAAAGTGCGCTTctttctaataatattattcctcCGGATGTTCCTGGACACGTCACACCGACTAATCGCGATGGTAGGAAAAGCATTAACGATGAAATTCCCTCACCTGGATCCGGACACCACCGGTCGCCTTCTTCTATGAATGACTCGTCTCCAAGCTCCAAAGATCCTAATGCTAGTAACGATAAAAGCTCATCGCCTTCTGTTTTAAATGCCATTGAACAGTTGATCGAAAAAAGTTTCGACACTCGATCTCGACATTCAGTACCTGGAATGCCTGGTGGTACATCCCACGCACCAATCGGTTCAAGCATCTTAAAAAGACTAGGGATAGATGAAAGTGTGGACTACACTAAACCACTAGTAGATCAGCAAACAATGAATATGCTCAGGAATTACCACCATCAACAAGGCTACGGTCGTCGTGAAAGAAGCGGCAGCGAGTCTAGCTCAATGTCTGAACGCGGTGGGAGTAGAGTCGAATCTCTCACTCCAGATAGGAAGTTAGATTCCTATCACATGACTCCCCGTACCACACCAGACACGCGAGGTTCACAGACACCAGCGTCTGAAGCAGACCGACAATCTGAGGTTAGGATTAAGAAAGAGGTAACAGACGAAGATGAGTGCGAAAACGGTGTTGACTTAAGTAATCAGCCTGTCAGGGTTAAAACTGAGGTCGACGACGATGAGGAACAAGCGCGCCCAAACAGTTCAGTAGAGGAGGATGTCAAACCAACTCTGCCAAAGCGTGAAAGTGAAGGCCCAAGTCCAGTTCCCAGCCCTCGCAGTCCATCCAGTGACCGCTCCGCACCAACGCCCGGCTCTGATAGAAAACCAGCTTCAAGCTTAGGTGCTTTATCATCAATGTTCGATAATTTGGCTGGAGGTGGGTCATCAACTGAACCTAGTTCTTCACGTCGAAGTGGCAGTCATCCATTAGCTGCTCTACAAAAGCTCTGTGACAAAACTGAAAATAATTCCAGTCGAGCGCCTCCACCCGCTCCGTCTCCGGCCGGCCCGCCCAGTATCCTAACATTCAGCTGGGCTTGCAATGATGCTGTCGTCACCGATTCTATTATGAAGTGTGCCTTGTGCGACACGCCATTCATATCCAAAGGTGCTTATAGACACCATCTGTCTAAAATGCATTTTGTTAAAGACGGTGCTTTGCCAGAGCCAGTGCCAATGAAAGCCCCACCTCCGGCCGCTTCTCCCGGAACGCATAAGAGTGGAGGATCTAATGCTGCTTCGCCTCAAGATCCTCGCAGTCCATCGCAATCGTTTGATGAGAGTCCACACTcgaaatttttaaagtatactGAATTAGCAAAGCAATTGTCCAGCAAGTACGTGTAA